A region from the Conexivisphaerales archaeon genome encodes:
- a CDS encoding 30S ribosomal protein S26e, with protein MSKKRKSRGRAKGGKGSSGYVQCSQCGRPVPRDKAKKVTQRVTLVEPALAKELRGTGAYIPTSTIQKYYCISCAVHFGVVKVRAREERRYR; from the coding sequence TTGTCAAAGAAGAGAAAGAGCAGGGGGAGAGCCAAGGGAGGCAAGGGTTCGAGCGGGTATGTTCAGTGCAGCCAGTGTGGCAGACCTGTGCCCAGGGACAAGGCAAAGAAAGTTACTCAGAGGGTAACGCTTGTGGAGCCTGCGCTGGCAAAGGAGTTAAGAGGGACCGGAGCCTACATCCCCACATCCACAATTCAGAAATACTATTGCATCTCTTGTGCAGTCCACTTCGGAGTTGTGAAGGTCAGGGCGAGAGAGGAAAGGAGATACAGGTAA